A genome region from Nicotiana tabacum cultivar K326 chromosome 13, ASM71507v2, whole genome shotgun sequence includes the following:
- the LOC107813808 gene encoding basic endochitinase-like: MSIKLSLLFILPIFLLLLTGKLVEAGDIVVYWGQDVGEGKLIDTCNSGLYKIVNIAFLSSFGNFQTPKLNLAGHCEPSSGSCQQLTNSIRHCQSIGIKIMLSIGGSTPTYTLSSVDDARQVADYLWNNFLGGQSSFRPLGDAVLDGIDFDIELGQPHYIALAKRLSEHGQQGKKIYLTAAPQCPFPDKLLNGALQTGLFDYVWVQFYNNPECEFMSNSENFKRRWNQWTSIPAKKLYIGLPAAKAAAGSGYIPKQVLMSQVLPFLKGSSKYGGVMLWNRKFDVQSGYSSAIRGAV; the protein is encoded by the exons ATGAGCATTAAGCTATCTTTACTTTTCATTCTACCAATATTCTTGCTTCTCCTAACCGGCAAATTAGTAGAAGCTGGAGATATTGTGGTCTATTGGGGCCAAGATGTAGGAGAAGGTAAATTGATTGACACATGCAACTCTGGTCTCTACAAAATTGTCAACATTGCCTTTTTATCTTCTTTTGGCAATTTCCAAACTCCTAAACTTAACTTAGCTGGCCATTGTGAACCATCTTCTGGTAGTTGCCAACAGTTGACAAACAGCATTAGACATTGTCAAAGCATAGGAATTAAAATCATGCTCTCCATTGGAGGTTCAACTCCTACCTACACATTATCCTCAGTTGATGATGCTAGGCAAGTTGCTGATTACCTATGGAACAATTTTCTCGGCGGCCAATCATCTTTTAGGCCACTTGGAGATGCTGTGCTAGATGGCATAGATTTTGACATTGAACTTGGCCAACCGCATTATATTGCACTTGCCAAGAGACTTTCAGAACATGGCCAACAAG GTAAAAAAATATACTTAACTGCAGCACCACAATGTCCTTTTCCTGATAAACTTCTTAACGGTGCATTACAAACTGGCTTATTTGACTATGTTTGGGTCCAATTTTACAACAATCCCGAGTGCGAGTTTATGAGCAATTCAGAAAATTTCAAGAGGAGGTGGAATCAGTGGACATCAATCCCTGCAAAGAAGTTGTATATTGGACTTCCAGCAGCCAAGGCAGCCGCGGGTAGTGGCTATATTCCAAAGCAAGTGCTAATGTCACAAGTTTTACCATTTCTAAAGGGATCTTCAAAGTATGGAGGTGTCATGCTTTGGAATAGAAAATTTGATGTTCAAAGTGGCTATAGCTCTGCTATCAGGGGTGCTGTTTAA